The Cucumis melo cultivar AY chromosome 6, USDA_Cmelo_AY_1.0, whole genome shotgun sequence genome includes a region encoding these proteins:
- the LOC103496186 gene encoding uncharacterized protein LOC103496186, giving the protein MSTGKLKDGERRLVIPMPPKPKPETQLATTESNALVEYTPPVKEEDEDLEVKLRRIIDNVPVRVSNTSGSSAGSGSGDFHQYRQMRRKEQDRLARMDVDYQKKKEIAEFNMRREERMKAAEERTAKKRLKRQKKKQRRKEKRSKMNSGEDENQKEESSDDEGDTDKGEDEAT; this is encoded by the exons ATGTCAACCGGCAAGCTGAAGGACGGGGAACGTCGGCTGGTGATCCCAATGCCTCCCAAACCAAAACCCGAAACGCAATTGGCCACGACTGAGTCTAACGCGCTTGTGGAATATACGCCGCCGGTGAAGGAGGAGGATGAAGATTTGGAGGTCAAGCTTCGGAGAATCATCGATAATGTTCCTGTTCGTGTCAGCAACACGTCTGGCAGCTCTGCTGGTTCTGGTTCCGGTGATTTTCACCAG TATCGACAAATGAGGCGAAAAGAGCAAGACAGACTTGCTAGAATGGATGTTGAttatcaaaaaaagaaagaaatagcCGAATTCAATATGAGAAGGGAAGAGAGAATGAAAGCTGCTGAGGAGCGTACTGCAAAGAAGCGCTTAAAACGCCAAAAGAAGaagcaaagaagaaaagaaaagaggagcAAAATGAATTCAGGTGAAGATGagaatcagaaagaagaatCCTCTGATGATGAAGGGGATACAGATAAGGGTGAGGATGAAGCAACATGA